A genomic region of Megalobrama amblycephala isolate DHTTF-2021 linkage group LG6, ASM1881202v1, whole genome shotgun sequence contains the following coding sequences:
- the slc12a8 gene encoding solute carrier family 12 member 8 isoform X1 produces MSPQELFHEDAQGSQSNAQPWWKVQLFVWEPVLFGTWDGVFTTCMINIFGVVLFLRTGWLVGNTGVLLGMLLVSMVVLVAVITVMSGVGVCECCSVGNGGVYSMISTVLGGRVGGTVGLLYVFGQCVAGAMYITGFAESIAQVLSLQSMWAVRGISVAVLLGLLGINLAGVKWIIRLQLVLLGILAMSTLDFVIGTFSHLDPEHGFIGYSEELLRKNTLPDYTDGETFFTVFGVFFPAATGVMAGFNMSSDLQRPEHNIPVGTLAAVCTSWFLYLVFVFLLGAICTREALRYDFLIAEKVSLVGFLFLLGLYISSLASCMGGLYGAPRILQCIAQERVIPALGFLGKGRGANKTPVAAICLTSLISMAFIFIGQVNVLAPIVTINFMLTYSIIDYCYFCVVKTYELQVQQRKTLIRRSSSRRSLVSSTHPHYGSSGAISDPVNGTLLEFTKDMDQIFPLPSTDTAEEQRVSIPASKSRGRKSKIPAKETLMNSFGLDLNSNGPLDKGKDEREVEQSVGLDDDATSQIGLMESDLTAGAKRKQSLPNSGPVELEQLPREQIDRNGSETILEGSEIRSMQGSVYARFCNHWVALIGALCSFMIMFVIQWMYALINIIVALILFLYIGTASPGLPTGAAACFSFFRWLKTSLHNLGRRDGALQDQIVVTPSLSAVGMETRQLTEENADFALRDRYHHSSFITTTDKMVHHQSN; encoded by the exons ATGAGTCCTCAAGAATTATTCCATGAAGACGCACAG GGTTCCCAGAGTAATGCTCAACCTTGGTGGAAGGTGCAGCTCTTCGTCTGGGAACCTGTTCTTTTCGGCACCTGGGATGGAGTCTTCACTACCTGCATGATCAACATTTTTGGGGTGGTGCTCTTTTTACGGACTGGCTGGCttgtg GGTAACACAGGTGTGTTGCTGGGCATGCTTCTGGTGTCCATGGTGGTATTGGTCGCTGTGATTACGGTGATGTCAGGTGtcggtgtgtgtgagtgttgcAGCGTGGGTAACGGTGGGGTCTACTCCATGATCTCCACTGTGCTCGGAGGGAGGGTTGGAGGAACTGTGGGGCTCTTGTATGTGTTTGGACAG TGTGTGGCTGGAGCGATGTACATCACTGGTTTCGCAGAGTCCATTGCACAGGTGCTGAGCTTACAGAGCATGTGGGCAGTGAGGGGCATCTCTGTGGCCGTTCTGCTTGGCCTTCTTGGGATTAATCTGGCCGGGGTGAAATGGATTATACGCCTTCAGTTGGTTCTGCTGGGGATTTTAGCTATGTCCACTCTGGATTTTGTCATCGGGACATTTAGTCATCTAGATCCAG AGCATGGATTCATTGGCTATTCGGAGGAACTGCTGCGTAAGAACACCCTGCCAGACTACACAGATGGCGAGACTTTCTTCACCGTGTTTGGGGTTTTCTTTCCTGCGGCGACAG gtgtgatGGCGGGATTCAACATGAGCTCAGATCTCCAGAGGCCCGAACACAACATCCCCGTGGGAACTCTCGCCGCAGTCTGCACCTC GTGGTTCCTGTATCTCGTCTTTGTGTTCTTACTGGGAGCCATTTGCACCAGAGAGGCGCTGCGCTATGATTTCTTGATAGCGGAAAAG gTCTCCTTGGTTGGTTTCCTGTTTTTGCTGGGCCTCTACATCTCCTCACTCGCCTCCTGCATGGGAGGCCTGTACGGTGCACCCAGGATCCTCCAGTGTATCGCTCAGGAGAGAGTCATCCCAGCTCTCGGATTTCTTGGAAAAGGG AGAGGGGCCAATAAGACACCTGTGGCTGCCATCTGTCTGACCAGCCTAATCTCCATGGCCTTCATCTTCATTGGCCAGGTCAATGTACTGGCTCCCATTGTCACCATCAACTTCATGCTAACCTACAGCATAATTGATTATTGCTATTTCTGTGTGGTGAAAACCTATGAGCTGCAGGTCCAGCAAAGGAAGACGCTGATCAGGAGGTCGAGCTCCAGAAGATCACTCGTGTCCAGCACTCACCCTCATTATGGCAGCAGTGGAGCCATCAGTGACCCTGTGAACGGCACACTGCTGGAGTTCACCAAAGACATGGACCAGATATTTCCATTGCCCAGCACAGACACCGCTGAAGAACAGAGAGTGTCTATTCCTGCTTCCAAGTCCCGGGGCAGGAAGTCAAAGATTCCAGCTAAAGAAACACTGATGAACAGTTTTGGGTTGGACTTGAACAGCAATGGGCCATTAGATAAAGGAAAAGATGAAAGGGAGGTGGAACAATCTGTTGGATTAGATGATGATGCCACTAGCCAGATAGGACTTATGGAGTCTGACCTTACAGCAGGAGCCAAGAGGAAACAGTCTTTGCCTAATTCTGGCCCAGTTGAACTTGAACAGCTCCCAAGAGAGCAGATAGACAGGAATG GTTCAGAAACAATTCTTGAAGGATCAGAAATCAGATCAATGCAAGGTTCGGTCTATGCCAGATTTTGCAATCACTGGGTTGCGCTAATTGGT GCATTGTGCTCTTTTATGATAATGTTTGTCATCCAGTGGATGTACGCATTGATTAACATTATAGTCGCCCTTATCCTCTTTCTCTACATTGGAACAGCAAGCCCAGGTTTACCAACAG GTGCAGCAGCTTGCTTCAGTTTCTTCAGGTGGCTCAAGACCTCGCTGCATAATTTGGGAAG GCGAGATGGGGCCCTTCAGGACCAGATTGTGGTGACACCCTCTTTGTCAGCTGTTGGCATGGAGACCAGGCAGCTGACAGAGGAAAATGCAGACTTTGCCCTCCGTGATCGTTACCATCACTCCTCCTTTATCACCACCACAGACAAGATGGTACATCATCAGTCCAACTGA
- the znf148 gene encoding zinc finger protein 148, with translation MNIDDKLEGMLMKCGPVGLHHSSRGLGPSRVDGRGRRGSLDMTLGERSLANHPLLAEDDDDDDDDEDLAGGSLTSHDLISQDDLMVHEETVKNDGQDEPAFSQRISHKLHYTLNMPVNIKQEMKVPDSLILNKKEKKPGRDPSDCHKKKKRKQRSPAKILTINEDGSLGHQNPKSHVCEHCNAAFRTNYHLQRHVFIHTGEKPFQCNQCDMRFIQKYLLQRHEKIHTGEKPFRCDECGMKFIQKYHMERHKRTHSGEKPYQCDYCHQFFSRTDRVLKHRRMCHENKDRKVQKAAAKDGPLRTTESLGFSFPAKEFTLPKKKRQKTSDKNRVSLASSTIDKVVEAGNEEKTEDRLAKSECLPLYTVATKVKDEYVVTDYSVELPDSPPGNRHLAGEESNDEIISPPKLVLKKIASRRGLKQQALEPSQSLSPLSSFEESKVTRYTFEIVDNKGLLDVEANPDMESVDALQGGQAKPTGSSTNYDDAMQFLKKKRYLQAATANTSRDYALNVSSIVSQPSVTQAAVASVIDETVPATILSETQTLNVEIKSNNEKNVLPDEVLQTLLDHYSNKANGQAEISFSVADTEVTSSISINSSDENSPNEALGTSSQAPPAEKASLLQEYSKFLQQALERTSQNDTYLNNQSLTFVNDNASLAGQPLFSTEKQFTSPSRFRPSMNSPLRSTLEKPNFSLLVDSQHSFSFSGDETNPSSDSPTEDFLDQVTSPKKTDAQSISQTFQIATFDQNFRSQFPSSRSGISSQFSLASGQVSLRGHGGTDFPEFSLVNETRTQLTSSPDATSSQTFG, from the exons ATGAACATTGATGACAAGCTGGAGGGGATGCTTATGAAATGTGGCCCTGTGGGGCTTCACCACTCATCCAGAGGTTTGGGACCCTCAAGGGTGGatggaagaggaagaagaggcagTTTGGATATGACACTTGGGGAACGGAGCTTGGCTAATCATCCCCTTTTGGCAgaggatgatgatgacgatgatgatgatgaggaccTGGCAGGTGGAAGCCTGAcctcacatgatctgatatcCCAGGATGACCTGATGGTGCATGAGGAGACAGTGAAAAATGATGGACAGGATGAACCAGCTTTCTCACAGCGAATCTcccataaattacattataccCTCAATATGCCA GTCAATATAAAGCAGGAGATGAAAGTACCAGACTCACTGATTCTGAATAAAAAGGAGAAGAAACCGGGGAGAGACCCATCCGACTGTcacaaaaagaagaagagaaagcAGCGCTCGCCTGCAAAG ATTCTCACTATTAATGAAGATGGCTCCCTTGGACACCAGAATCCAAAATCTCATGTCTGTGAGCACTGCAACGCTGCTTTTCGCACAAACTACCATTTACAAAGACATGTCTTCATTCACACAG GTGAAAAGCCTTTCCAGTGCAATCAATGTGACATGCGCTTTATTCAGAAGTACCTTCTTCAGAGACATGAGAAGATCCACACAG GAGAAAAACCATTTCGCTGTGATGAGTGTGGAATGAAATTTATTCAGAAATACCACATGGAGAGACATAAGAGGACACACAGTGGGGAAAAGCCTTACCAGTGTGACTACTGCCATCAG TTTTTCTCCAGAACTGACAGAGTACTGAAGCACAGACGAATGTGCCATGAGAATAAGGACAGGAAGGTGCAGAAAGCAGCTGCCAAAGACGGCCCTCTTCGCACCACAGAGAGCTTGGGCTTCTCTTTTCCTGCCAAGGAATTTACCCTTCCCAAGAAGAAACGTCAGAAGACCTCTGATAAAAATCGGGTCTCGCTCGCAAGTTCCACTATTGACAAAGTGGTTGAAGCTGGTAATGAAGAGAAGACGGAAGACCGACTCGCCAAAAGCGAGTGTCTTCCTCTTTACACTGTAGCCACCAAAGTGAAGGACGAGTATGTAGTTACAGATTATTCTGTTGAGCTCCCTGATTCCCCGCCTGGTAACAGGCATCTTGCAGGGGAAGAGTCAAACGATGAGATAATTAGTCCTCCGAAACTAGTGCTGAAGAAAATCGCCAGCAGGAGAGGTTTGAAACAGCAGGCTCTAGAACCATCCCAGAGTCTCTCTCCCTTGTCCTCATTCGAAGAGAGCAAAGTTACGAGATACACATTTGAGATTGTGGATAACAAAGGCCTTTTAGATGTCGAGGCAAATCCTGACATGGAGTCGGTTGACGCCCTACAAGGAGGACAAGCAAAACCAACCGGGAGCAGCACAAATTATGACGATGCCATGCAGTTTCTTAAGAAGAAACGATACCTCCAGGCGGCCACGGCTAACACTAGTCGAGACTATGCGCTTAACGTGAGCAGCATTGTTTCGCAGCCCTCTGTCACTCAGGCAGCTGTAGCGAGCGTCATCGATGAGACCGTTCCCGCTACAATCCTCTCTGAGACTCAGACGCTGAACGTGGAGATCAAGTCCAATAACGAGAAGAACGTTCTTCCAGACGAGGTCCTGCAGACACTTCTCGATCACTACTCCAATAAGGCCAATGGGCAAGCAGAGATTTCCTTCAGTGTGGCGGACACCGAGGTCACATCCAGCATCTCTATCAACTCTTCCGATGAGAACAGCCCCAATGAGGCTTTGGGAACCAGCTCACAAGCGCCTCCGGCCGAGAAGGCCAGCCTTCTGCAGGAGTACTCGAAGTTTCTCCAGCAAGCACTGGAAAGGACCAGTCAGAACGACACCTACCTGAACAACCAGAGTCTTACGTTTGTAAATGACAATGCCAGTCTCGCTGGCCAGCCTTTGTTTTCCACAGAGAAGCAGTTCACCTCCCCATCCCGGTTCAGACCAAGCATGAACTCTCCATTGAGATCCACCTTGGAGAAACCTAACTTTAGTCTTTTAGTAGATTCCCAACACTCCTTTTCCTTTTCAGGTGATGAGACAAATCCTTCCTCAGATTCACCGACGGAGGACTTCCTCGACCAAGTAACCTCTCCCAAAAAGACAGATGCGCAAAGCATCAGTCAGACATTTCAGATTGCTACATTTGACCAGAACTTTCGATCTCAATTCCCAAGCTCACGATCTGGAATTTCCTCACAGTTTAGCCTTGCCAGTGGACAAGTTAGCTTGAGAGGTCATGGAGGAACAGATTTTCCAGAGTTCTCTCTTGTTAATGAAACAAGAACTCAACTAACTTCATCTCCGGATGCTACAAGCAGCCAAACCTTTGGCTAA
- the slc12a8 gene encoding solute carrier family 12 member 8 isoform X3 — protein MSPQELFHEDAQGNTGVLLGMLLVSMVVLVAVITVMSGVGVCECCSVGNGGVYSMISTVLGGRVGGTVGLLYVFGQCVAGAMYITGFAESIAQVLSLQSMWAVRGISVAVLLGLLGINLAGVKWIIRLQLVLLGILAMSTLDFVIGTFSHLDPEHGFIGYSEELLRKNTLPDYTDGETFFTVFGVFFPAATGVMAGFNMSSDLQRPEHNIPVGTLAAVCTSWFLYLVFVFLLGAICTREALRYDFLIAEKVSLVGFLFLLGLYISSLASCMGGLYGAPRILQCIAQERVIPALGFLGKGRGANKTPVAAICLTSLISMAFIFIGQVNVLAPIVTINFMLTYSIIDYCYFCVVKTYELQVQQRKTLIRRSSSRRSLVSSTHPHYGSSGAISDPVNGTLLEFTKDMDQIFPLPSTDTAEEQRVSIPASKSRGRKSKIPAKETLMNSFGLDLNSNGPLDKGKDEREVEQSVGLDDDATSQIGLMESDLTAGAKRKQSLPNSGPVELEQLPREQIDRNGSETILEGSEIRSMQGSVYARFCNHWVALIGALCSFMIMFVIQWMYALINIIVALILFLYIGTASPGLPTGAAACFSFFRWLKTSLHNLGRRDGALQDQIVVTPSLSAVGMETRQLTEENADFALRDRYHHSSFITTTDKMVHHQSN, from the exons ATGAGTCCTCAAGAATTATTCCATGAAGACGCACAG GGTAACACAGGTGTGTTGCTGGGCATGCTTCTGGTGTCCATGGTGGTATTGGTCGCTGTGATTACGGTGATGTCAGGTGtcggtgtgtgtgagtgttgcAGCGTGGGTAACGGTGGGGTCTACTCCATGATCTCCACTGTGCTCGGAGGGAGGGTTGGAGGAACTGTGGGGCTCTTGTATGTGTTTGGACAG TGTGTGGCTGGAGCGATGTACATCACTGGTTTCGCAGAGTCCATTGCACAGGTGCTGAGCTTACAGAGCATGTGGGCAGTGAGGGGCATCTCTGTGGCCGTTCTGCTTGGCCTTCTTGGGATTAATCTGGCCGGGGTGAAATGGATTATACGCCTTCAGTTGGTTCTGCTGGGGATTTTAGCTATGTCCACTCTGGATTTTGTCATCGGGACATTTAGTCATCTAGATCCAG AGCATGGATTCATTGGCTATTCGGAGGAACTGCTGCGTAAGAACACCCTGCCAGACTACACAGATGGCGAGACTTTCTTCACCGTGTTTGGGGTTTTCTTTCCTGCGGCGACAG gtgtgatGGCGGGATTCAACATGAGCTCAGATCTCCAGAGGCCCGAACACAACATCCCCGTGGGAACTCTCGCCGCAGTCTGCACCTC GTGGTTCCTGTATCTCGTCTTTGTGTTCTTACTGGGAGCCATTTGCACCAGAGAGGCGCTGCGCTATGATTTCTTGATAGCGGAAAAG gTCTCCTTGGTTGGTTTCCTGTTTTTGCTGGGCCTCTACATCTCCTCACTCGCCTCCTGCATGGGAGGCCTGTACGGTGCACCCAGGATCCTCCAGTGTATCGCTCAGGAGAGAGTCATCCCAGCTCTCGGATTTCTTGGAAAAGGG AGAGGGGCCAATAAGACACCTGTGGCTGCCATCTGTCTGACCAGCCTAATCTCCATGGCCTTCATCTTCATTGGCCAGGTCAATGTACTGGCTCCCATTGTCACCATCAACTTCATGCTAACCTACAGCATAATTGATTATTGCTATTTCTGTGTGGTGAAAACCTATGAGCTGCAGGTCCAGCAAAGGAAGACGCTGATCAGGAGGTCGAGCTCCAGAAGATCACTCGTGTCCAGCACTCACCCTCATTATGGCAGCAGTGGAGCCATCAGTGACCCTGTGAACGGCACACTGCTGGAGTTCACCAAAGACATGGACCAGATATTTCCATTGCCCAGCACAGACACCGCTGAAGAACAGAGAGTGTCTATTCCTGCTTCCAAGTCCCGGGGCAGGAAGTCAAAGATTCCAGCTAAAGAAACACTGATGAACAGTTTTGGGTTGGACTTGAACAGCAATGGGCCATTAGATAAAGGAAAAGATGAAAGGGAGGTGGAACAATCTGTTGGATTAGATGATGATGCCACTAGCCAGATAGGACTTATGGAGTCTGACCTTACAGCAGGAGCCAAGAGGAAACAGTCTTTGCCTAATTCTGGCCCAGTTGAACTTGAACAGCTCCCAAGAGAGCAGATAGACAGGAATG GTTCAGAAACAATTCTTGAAGGATCAGAAATCAGATCAATGCAAGGTTCGGTCTATGCCAGATTTTGCAATCACTGGGTTGCGCTAATTGGT GCATTGTGCTCTTTTATGATAATGTTTGTCATCCAGTGGATGTACGCATTGATTAACATTATAGTCGCCCTTATCCTCTTTCTCTACATTGGAACAGCAAGCCCAGGTTTACCAACAG GTGCAGCAGCTTGCTTCAGTTTCTTCAGGTGGCTCAAGACCTCGCTGCATAATTTGGGAAG GCGAGATGGGGCCCTTCAGGACCAGATTGTGGTGACACCCTCTTTGTCAGCTGTTGGCATGGAGACCAGGCAGCTGACAGAGGAAAATGCAGACTTTGCCCTCCGTGATCGTTACCATCACTCCTCCTTTATCACCACCACAGACAAGATGGTACATCATCAGTCCAACTGA
- the slc12a8 gene encoding solute carrier family 12 member 8 isoform X2, which produces MINIFGVVLFLRTGWLVGNTGVLLGMLLVSMVVLVAVITVMSGVGVCECCSVGNGGVYSMISTVLGGRVGGTVGLLYVFGQCVAGAMYITGFAESIAQVLSLQSMWAVRGISVAVLLGLLGINLAGVKWIIRLQLVLLGILAMSTLDFVIGTFSHLDPEHGFIGYSEELLRKNTLPDYTDGETFFTVFGVFFPAATGVMAGFNMSSDLQRPEHNIPVGTLAAVCTSWFLYLVFVFLLGAICTREALRYDFLIAEKVSLVGFLFLLGLYISSLASCMGGLYGAPRILQCIAQERVIPALGFLGKGRGANKTPVAAICLTSLISMAFIFIGQVNVLAPIVTINFMLTYSIIDYCYFCVVKTYELQVQQRKTLIRRSSSRRSLVSSTHPHYGSSGAISDPVNGTLLEFTKDMDQIFPLPSTDTAEEQRVSIPASKSRGRKSKIPAKETLMNSFGLDLNSNGPLDKGKDEREVEQSVGLDDDATSQIGLMESDLTAGAKRKQSLPNSGPVELEQLPREQIDRNGSETILEGSEIRSMQGSVYARFCNHWVALIGALCSFMIMFVIQWMYALINIIVALILFLYIGTASPGLPTGAAACFSFFRWLKTSLHNLGRRDGALQDQIVVTPSLSAVGMETRQLTEENADFALRDRYHHSSFITTTDKMVHHQSN; this is translated from the exons ATGATCAACATTTTTGGGGTGGTGCTCTTTTTACGGACTGGCTGGCttgtg GGTAACACAGGTGTGTTGCTGGGCATGCTTCTGGTGTCCATGGTGGTATTGGTCGCTGTGATTACGGTGATGTCAGGTGtcggtgtgtgtgagtgttgcAGCGTGGGTAACGGTGGGGTCTACTCCATGATCTCCACTGTGCTCGGAGGGAGGGTTGGAGGAACTGTGGGGCTCTTGTATGTGTTTGGACAG TGTGTGGCTGGAGCGATGTACATCACTGGTTTCGCAGAGTCCATTGCACAGGTGCTGAGCTTACAGAGCATGTGGGCAGTGAGGGGCATCTCTGTGGCCGTTCTGCTTGGCCTTCTTGGGATTAATCTGGCCGGGGTGAAATGGATTATACGCCTTCAGTTGGTTCTGCTGGGGATTTTAGCTATGTCCACTCTGGATTTTGTCATCGGGACATTTAGTCATCTAGATCCAG AGCATGGATTCATTGGCTATTCGGAGGAACTGCTGCGTAAGAACACCCTGCCAGACTACACAGATGGCGAGACTTTCTTCACCGTGTTTGGGGTTTTCTTTCCTGCGGCGACAG gtgtgatGGCGGGATTCAACATGAGCTCAGATCTCCAGAGGCCCGAACACAACATCCCCGTGGGAACTCTCGCCGCAGTCTGCACCTC GTGGTTCCTGTATCTCGTCTTTGTGTTCTTACTGGGAGCCATTTGCACCAGAGAGGCGCTGCGCTATGATTTCTTGATAGCGGAAAAG gTCTCCTTGGTTGGTTTCCTGTTTTTGCTGGGCCTCTACATCTCCTCACTCGCCTCCTGCATGGGAGGCCTGTACGGTGCACCCAGGATCCTCCAGTGTATCGCTCAGGAGAGAGTCATCCCAGCTCTCGGATTTCTTGGAAAAGGG AGAGGGGCCAATAAGACACCTGTGGCTGCCATCTGTCTGACCAGCCTAATCTCCATGGCCTTCATCTTCATTGGCCAGGTCAATGTACTGGCTCCCATTGTCACCATCAACTTCATGCTAACCTACAGCATAATTGATTATTGCTATTTCTGTGTGGTGAAAACCTATGAGCTGCAGGTCCAGCAAAGGAAGACGCTGATCAGGAGGTCGAGCTCCAGAAGATCACTCGTGTCCAGCACTCACCCTCATTATGGCAGCAGTGGAGCCATCAGTGACCCTGTGAACGGCACACTGCTGGAGTTCACCAAAGACATGGACCAGATATTTCCATTGCCCAGCACAGACACCGCTGAAGAACAGAGAGTGTCTATTCCTGCTTCCAAGTCCCGGGGCAGGAAGTCAAAGATTCCAGCTAAAGAAACACTGATGAACAGTTTTGGGTTGGACTTGAACAGCAATGGGCCATTAGATAAAGGAAAAGATGAAAGGGAGGTGGAACAATCTGTTGGATTAGATGATGATGCCACTAGCCAGATAGGACTTATGGAGTCTGACCTTACAGCAGGAGCCAAGAGGAAACAGTCTTTGCCTAATTCTGGCCCAGTTGAACTTGAACAGCTCCCAAGAGAGCAGATAGACAGGAATG GTTCAGAAACAATTCTTGAAGGATCAGAAATCAGATCAATGCAAGGTTCGGTCTATGCCAGATTTTGCAATCACTGGGTTGCGCTAATTGGT GCATTGTGCTCTTTTATGATAATGTTTGTCATCCAGTGGATGTACGCATTGATTAACATTATAGTCGCCCTTATCCTCTTTCTCTACATTGGAACAGCAAGCCCAGGTTTACCAACAG GTGCAGCAGCTTGCTTCAGTTTCTTCAGGTGGCTCAAGACCTCGCTGCATAATTTGGGAAG GCGAGATGGGGCCCTTCAGGACCAGATTGTGGTGACACCCTCTTTGTCAGCTGTTGGCATGGAGACCAGGCAGCTGACAGAGGAAAATGCAGACTTTGCCCTCCGTGATCGTTACCATCACTCCTCCTTTATCACCACCACAGACAAGATGGTACATCATCAGTCCAACTGA